DNA sequence from the Catenulispora sp. GP43 genome:
GCATCGCGCTGCTGCACTACGCGGACGGCGAGAAGCGCTACATCCTGGCTCCGAAGAACCTGAGCCAGGGCGACCGGATCGAGAACGGTCCCGGCGCGGACATCAAGCCCGGCAACAACCTGCCGCTGCGCAACATCCCGACCGGTACCACGATCCACGCGATCGAGCTCCGCCCCGGCGGCGGCGCGAAGATCGCCCGGTCGGCCGGCGCGAGCGTGCAGCTCGTGGCCAAGGACGGCCCGTTCGCGCAGCTGCGCATGCCCTCCGGCGAGATCCGCAACGTCGACCTGCGCTGCCGCGCCACGGTCGGCGAGGTCGGCAACGCCGAGCAGTCGAACATCAACTGGGGCAAGGCCGGCCGCATGCGCTGGAAGGGCAAGCGCCCGACCGTCCGCGGTGTCGCGATGAACCCGATCGACCACCCGCACGGTGGTGGTGAGGGCAAGACCTCCGGTGGCCGCCACCCGGTGTCCCCGTGGGGTCAGAAGGAAGGCCGTACCCGCAAGCCGGGCAAGGCCTCCGACAAGTACATCGTCCGCCGTCGCAAGACCAACAAGAAGCGCTAGGAGGAGGTTTAGATGCCGCGCAGTCTCAAGAAGGGTCCCTTCGTGGACGGCCACCTGATGAAGAAGGTGGACGCCCAGAACGCGAAGAACACCAAGAACGTCATCAAGACCTGGTCCCGGCGCTCGATGATCGTGCCGGACATGCTGGGTCACACCATCGCCGTGCACGACGGCCGCAAGCACGTCCCGGTGTTCATCACCGAGGCCATGGTCGGCCACAAGCTGGGCGAGTTCTCCCCGACCCGCACGTTCAAGGGTCACGTGAAGGACGATCGGAGGTCGCGCCGTGGCTGAGAACAAGGCCAAGGACCTCGCGGGCAATGAGGCCATTGCCCAGGCGAAGAACATCCGCATGACCGCCATGAAGGTGCGCCGCGTCGTGGACATGGTCCGCGGCCAGGACGTCGAGCAGGCGCTGGACACCCTGCGCTTCGCGCCGTACGCCGCCGCCGAGCCGGTCTTCAAGTGCGTCGCGTCGGCTGCCGCCAACGCGCGCAACAACAAGCAGCTCCGCGGCTCGCTGGTGATCAGCGAGGCGTACGTGGACGAGGGCCCGACCCTGAAGCGGTTCCGGCCGCGCGCCCAGGGCCGCGCCTACCGCATCCGCAAGCGGACCTCGCACATCACGATCGTGGTCCAGGAGACCGCGGGCGTCGCGCAGAAGGGCAGGACCCGATAGTGGGCCAGAAGGTTAACCCGCATGGGTTCCGCCTCGGCATCACCACGGACTTCAAGTCCCGGTGGTACGCCGACAAGCTGTACAAGGACTACGTCAAGGAAGACGTCGCGATCCGCCGCCTCATGACCGAGGGCATGGACCGCGCCGGCATCTCCAAGGTGGAGATCGAGCGCACGCGTGACCGCGTCCGCGTCGACATCCACACGGCGCGTCCGGGCATCGTCATCGGCCGCCGCGGCGCCGAGGCCGACCGCATCCGCGGCAAGCTCGAGAAGCTCACCGCCAAGCAGGTCCAGCTGAACATCCTCGAGGTGCGCAACCCCGAGAGTGACGCCCAGCTGGTCGCGCAGGGCATCGCGGAGCAGCTGGCCCAGCGCGTGGCGTTCCGCCGCGCGATGCGCAAGGCGATCCAGTCTTCGATGAAGGCCGGCGTCAAGGGCATCAAGGTCCAGGTCTCCGGTCGTCTGGGCGGCGCCGAGATGAGCCGCTCGGAGCAGTACCGCGAGGGCCGCGTGCCCCTGCACACGCTGCGGGCGAACATCGACTACGGCTTCTACGAGGCCAAGACCACCTTCGGCCGCATCGGCGTGAAGGTCTGGATCTACAAGGGCGATGTCACCTCGCTGTCGGCGCAGCGTGCGCTGAACGCCGCCGAGGCCCGTGCCGGGCGTCCGCAGCGTGACGGCGACCGCCGTGGCGGCGGCCGCGACGGCGGCGGCCGTCCCCCGCGCCGTGACGGCGGCGGCGGCGGTGGCCGCGGTCCGCGTCGCGACGGCGGCGGCGGCGGTGGCGGCCAGCAGTCCCAGGCTCCGGCCCAGGCTGCCGCTCCGGCCGAGGCTCCGGCCGCGGCCCCTACCGAGTCTAAGGAGGCGTGATGCTGATCCCTCGGCGGGTCAAGCACCGCAAGCAGCACCACCCCGGTCGCTCGGGCGCCTCCAAGGGCGGCAACAACCTGGCGTTCGGCGAGTACGGCATCCAGGCGCTGACCCCGGCGTACGTGACCAACCGGCAGATCGAGTCCGCCCGTATCGCCATCAACCGGCACATCCGCCGTGGTGGCAAGGTGTGGATCAACATCTACCCGGACCGTCCGCTGACCAAGAAGCCGGCCGAGACCCGCATGGGTTCCGGTAAGGGTTCGCCCGAGTGGTGGGTCGCGAACGTCAAGCCCGGCCGAGTGCTCTTCGAGCTCTCGTACCCGAACGAGGAGCGCGCTCGCGAGGCCCTGCTTCGCGCGACGCACAAGCTCCCGCTCAAGTGCCGGATCATCAAGCGTGAGGCAGGTGACATCTGATGGCGACCGGGACCACCGCGCGCGAACTGCGCGAGCTCGGCGACGCCGAACTGCTGGAGAAGCTCCGTGAGAGCAAGGAGGAGCTGTTCAACCTCCGCTTCCAGCAGGCCACCGGCCAGCTTGAGAACCACGGCCGCATGCGCGCCGTGAAGAAGGACATCGCTCGCATCTACACCTTGATGACAGAGCGTGAGCTCGGCATCAGTACTGAGGAGGCGAAGTGAGCGAGCAGACGGTGGAGACCACCGAGGAGCGTGGCGCGCGCAAGGTGCGCGAGGGGTACGTCGTCAGCGACAAGATGGAGAAGACCATCGTCGTCGAGGTCGAGGACCGCAAGAAGCACCCGAAGTACCGCAAGGTCGTGCGCCGCACCACCAAGTTGAAGGCCCACGACGAGCAGAACACGGCCGGCATCGGCGACCGCGTCCTGCTCATGGAGACCCGGCCGACCTCGGCGACCAAGCGCTGGCGCCTGGTCGAGGTTCTCGAGAAGGCCAAGTAACCAGTCCGTTCGGCCAGGCACAGGGACCGGCTGCCGACTGTGTGCAACGGGCGGCAGCCCCCTGTGAACCGGCACGACGAAGGAGATAGACAGTGATCCAGCAGGAGTCGCGGCTCCGGGTCGCCGACAACACGGGTGCGAAGGAAATCCTCTGCATCCGCGTGCTCGGTGGCTCCAGCCGCCGCTACGCCGGAATCGGCGACGTCATCGTCGCCACGGTGAAGGACGCTCTGCCCGGCGCGGGCGTCAAGAAGGGCGACGTCGTCAAGGCCGTCATCGTGCGCACCGTCAAGGAGCGCCGGCGTCCCGACGGCTCGTACATCCGCTTCGACGAGAACGCGGCCGTCCTGATCAAGGACGGCGGGGACCCGCGCGGGACCCGCATCTTCGGCCCGGTGGGCCGTGAGCTGCGCGAGAAGCGCTACATGCGCATCGTCTCGCTCGCCCCGGAGGTGCTGTAAGCCATGGCGTCGCTGAACATCAAGAAGGGTGACCTGGTCCAGGTCATCACCGGTAAGGACAAGGGTCTGCAGGGCAAGGTCATCCAGGCCTTCCCGGAGACCTCGAAGGTCCTCGTCGAGGGCGTCAACCGGATCAAGAAGCACACCAAGGTCGGCCAGTCCGTCCGCGGGAGCAAGACCGGCGGCATCATCACGATCGAGGCCCCGGTCCACGTCTCCAACGTGATGCTGGTCGTCGAGCACGAGGGCGCCAAGGTCGTCACGCGCGTGGGCTACCGCCGCGTGGAGGAGGAGCGCACGCTCGCCGACGGTTCGAAGAAGACCGTCACGCGCAGCGTCCGCTACGCCAAGCGCACCGGTAAGGACATCTGACATGACCGTGACTGAGACTGAGACCTCGGTGCAGCCGCGTCTGAAGCTGCGCTACCGCGAGGAGATCGCGCCGGCGCTCAAGGAGCAGTTCGGCTTCCCGAACGTCATGCTGATCCCCGGTCTGACCAAGATCGTGGTCAACATGGGCGTGGGCGACGCCGCCCGCGACTCCAAGCTGATGGACGGCGCCGTCCGCGACCTCGCGGCGATCACCGGCCAGAAGCCGACCGTCACCCGGGCCCGCAAGTCCATCGCGCAGTTCAAGCTGCGCGAGGGCCAGCCCATCGGTGCGCACGTCACGCTGCGCGGGGACCGGATGTGGGAGTTCTGCGACCGGCTGGTGTCGATCGCGCTGCCCCGTATCCGCGACTTCCGTGGTCTGTCGCCCAAGCAGTTCGACGGCCGTGGCAACTACACGTTCGGTCTGAACGAGCAGTCGATGTTCCACGAGATCGACCAGGACAAGATCGACCGCGTGCGCGGCATGGACATCACCGTCGTGACGACCGCTCGCAACGACGATGAGGGTCGCGCCCTGCTGCGTCTCCTCGGATTCCCGTTCAAGGAGGCGTGAGCAAATGGCGAAGAAGGCCCTGATCAACAAGGCTCTCGCGAAGCCGAAGTTCAAGGTGCGCGGCTACACCCGCTGCTCCAAGTGCGGCCGTCCGCACTCGGTCTACCGCAAGTTCGGCCTGTGCCGGGTTTGCCTGCGCGAGATGGCGCACGCCGGCGAACTGCCGGGCGTCACCAAGAGCTCCTGGTAACTACTACACGCCGCAGGTCCCTGCGTATGTGCGCTCTTGTCGGAGAGCGTGAGCAGCGCAGGGATACCACGGCGAGGAAGGCCTGAAGGCCAAGCTATGACCATGACCGACCCGATCGCGGACATGCTCACCCGGCTGCGGAACGCCAACTCGGCGTACCACGACCAGGTGACCATGCCGTCGAGCAAGATCAAGACGCACATCTGCGAGATCCTCAAGCAGGAGGGCTACATCGCCTCCTGGAAGGTCGAGGACGCGGAGGTGGGCAAGTCCCTCACCATCGAGCTGAAGTTCGGCCCGAACCGTGAGCGCTCCATCGCGGGCATCAAGCGCATCTCCAAGCCGGGTCTGCGCGTGTACGCGAAGAGCACCAACCTGCCGAAGGTCCTCGGGGGCCTCGGTGTCGCCATCATCTCGACTTCGACCGGTCTGCTGACCGACCGTCAGGCGGCGCGCAAGGGCGTCGGCGGCGAAGTCCTCGCCTACGTCTGGTAAGGGAAGGAGGAGAAGCAATGTCTCGTATTGGACGACTGCCGATCCCGGTTCCCACCGGCGTCGACGTCACCATCAACGGCCAGGAAGTGACCGTCAAGGGCCCCAAGGGCACCCTGTCGCACACCGTGGTCTCCCCGATCACCATCGAGAAGGGCGACGACGGCACTCTGGTCGTCGCGCGTCCCAACGATGAGCGGGTCGCCAAGGAGCGCCACGGTCTGTCGCGCACCCTGGTCAACAACATGATCATCGGCGTGACCCAGGGCTACACCAAGAACCTGGAGATCTCCGGTGTCGGTTACCGCGTGACCGCCAAGGGCTCGGACCTCGAGTTCTCCCTCGGCTACAGCCACCCGGTGCCGGTCCCGGCTCCCGCCGGTATCACCTTCGCCGTGGAGAGCCCGACCAAGTTCTCCGTGTCCGGGATCGACAAGCAGCTGGTGGGCGAGACCTGCGCCTACATCAAGAAGCTGCGCAAGATCGACCCGTACAAGGGCAAGGGCATCAAGTTCGCCGGCGAGGTCATCCGCCGCAAGGCCGGAAAGGCTGGGAAGAAGTAATGGCTTTCGCAGTCAAGATCGGCAAGGGTCCGGCGAAGAAGCGCAACGCGGTCAAGCGCCGTCACCTGCGCGTCCGCAAGAAGGTCTCCGGCACGGCACTGCGTCCGCGCCTGGTGGTCACCCGTTCGGCGCGCCACATGGTCGCGCAGATCGTGGACGACGTCACCCGCGTGACGCTGGCGTCCGCCTCCACCATGGAGGCCGGGCTGCGCGGCGGCGAGGGCGACAAGACCGCCAGGGCCAAGGAAGTGGGCAAGCTCGTCGCCGAGCGGGCCAAGGCCAAGGGTGTCGGCACGGTCGTCTTCGACCGCGGCGGCAACAAGTACCACGGCCGGGTGGCCGCGGTGGCCGACGGCGCCCGGGAAGCGGGGCTGGAGCTGTGAGTATGCAGAGCACTAACGGAAGGAGCCTCTGATGGCTGGTCCGCAGCGCCGCGGAGGCGGCTTCGGTGGGCAGAACAACCAGGGTGGCGGCGAGGGCGGCAACAACCGCCGCGAGCGTCGTGACCGTCGCGGCGACCAGGCGCCGGTTGAGAAGTCGGCGCACATCGAGCGCGTCGTCACCATCAACCGGGTGGCCAAGGTCGTGCGCGGTGGCCGCCGCTTCAGCTTCACCGCCCTGGTGATCGTCGGCGACGGCGAGGGCACCGTGGGCGTCGGCTACGGCAAGGCGAAGGAAGTCCGCGACGCGATCGCCAAGGGTGTCGAGGAGGCCAAGAAGAATTTCTTCAAGGTCCCCCGCATCCAGGGCACGATCCCGCACCCGGTCCAGGGCGAGCGCGCCGCCGGCGTCGTTCTCCTGAAGCCGGCCTCCCCCGGTACCGGCGTCATCGCCGGCGGCCCGGTGCGCGCCGTGCTGGAGTGCGCGGGCGTCCACGACGTGCTGAGCAAGTCGCTCGGCTCGGACAACCCGATCAACATCGTCCACGCGACGGTGGCGGCTCTGAAGGGCCTGGTGCGCCCCGAGGAAGTCGCCGCCCGCCGCGGGCTGCCGCTGGAGGACGTGGCCCCGGCCGCCCTCCTGCGCGCCCGTGCCGGTGTGGGGAGCTGAGAGACATGGCCCGTTTGAAGATCACGCAGACCCGCTCCAAGATCGGGACCAAGCAGAACCACCGGGACACCCTCCGGTCGCTCGGTCTGAAGCGGATCAACGACACCGTGGTGAAGGAGGACCTCCCGCAGTTCCGCGGCATGGTCCACACCGTTCGCCACCTCGTCAAGGTCGAGGAGGTCGACTGACATGACACTGAAGGTCCACCACCTCCGCCCGGCCCCCGGCGCCAAGACCGCCAAGACCCGCGTGGGTCGCGGCGAGGGCTCCAAGGGCAAGACGGCCGGCCGCGGTACCAAGGGCACCAAGGCCCGCTACCAGGTCTCGGCCCGCTTCGAGGGCGGCCAGATGCCCCTGCACATGCGCCTGCCCAAGGCGCGGGGCTTCAAGAACCCGTTCAAGGTGACGTTCCAGGTCGTGAACCTGGACAAGCTGTCGGCGCTGTACCCGGCCGGCGGCGAGGTCACCGTCGAGGACCTGGTCGCCAAGGGCGCGGTCCGCGACAACGAGCTGGTCAAGGTGCTCGGCACCGGCGAGGTGTCGGTCGCGCTGCAGGTGAAGGCGCACGCCTTCTCCGCCTCGGCGAAGGAGAAGCTGGCTGCGGCCGGCGGCTCGGCTGAGGAGGTCTGAGCCTTAGGGTTCGGATTGGTTTGATGGGGCGCTGCCCCGGGCTTGGGCCCGGGGCAGCGCTTCTTTTTTTGGGGGTGGGGGAGCTCTTCGGGGGCGAAGGGGCTTTCTTTGTGGGTTCGGGTGTGGTTCGCAGGGTTCGGCGGGGCGCGGTTTGGTTGAGGGGCTTGTGGCGGGCTGGCTGTTCGCGTGTGCACGAGCGCGCGTGGGTCCGAGTCACTGCGCACGCGTCTGGTCTGGCGGCTGCCTGCCAGCGTTTGGTGGGTGCCTAAAGGCAGGCCTCCGGCGGGCGCTCTACAGCGGGGGTGGGCCTCGCGACCTGCTGTTTGGCGGCGGCCCGCGACTGGTCGCCTTGGTCCCGTACGTGGTGCGCCGCGTTGCCTGCTGGCGGTGTTGCTTGTGGTCGCCGTGTTCCGGGTCCGCCGAACAAAGACCTCTCTATGGTGTGCGGGATCCACCTGCCACACGGTGCTCCAGGCCGCTCCTCCGTGCCTTATATAGGTGCGGGTAAGGCGCCGGCCGATGCTTTGCGTGGCTGAATTTGAGGAATCGCCCTGCGCGTGGACCCAGCTCAGCTCGTGGCCTCGCATCGCCCGCTGGCAACCAGATGCCCATGCCGTTGGTAAGGCGTCGTCTCGGCTGCTTGTCGTGCTCCGTGCCACGCGTGCGCACCGTGTCGTGGTGCGCTTGGGGGTGCTCAATCGCAAGTCAGCGCTTCGCAGCGCTGGGCTGGCGGACTCCGCGGTGGTGGGGGGGTGCGCCGCTGGTGGCAAGGCGTGTGTCCCGCTGGTTGTGCGGGTGCTGGGGTGGGCGTCGGGGCTGATCGGGGGCTTGGTGGGTGCTTCCTGTGCCTGGCCCGACCCCGACCCCCAGTAATGCTGTGGCCACCCTGTGCCGAAGCCCCCTACCCGACGCTCGCCTTCGCCTCCCTGCTATGCGTAAGATGGCGCAGGTCGGCCATCACCCCGACCCGACCCCGTGTGCCCTCCGAGCCCCGCGTACCTGCGCAGAGCCCGCGGCGCGCGGTCATCAGGACCCTTTGACAATCTGTCGCGTCAAGGCGCAGGAGGACCATGCTCACCGCATTCGCTCGGGCGTTTCGTACGCCCGACCTGCGCAAGAAGCTGCTCTTCACGCTCGGCATCATGGCCCTGTTCCGGCTGGGCGCCCACATTCCGGCCCCGGGTGTGGACACGCATACGTTGAGCCAGTGTGTGGGGATCAGCAAGTCCAGTGGTCAGAGCAATGGTGCGCTGGGTTTGATCAACCTGTTCTCCGGCGGTGCCCTGCTGCAGCTTTCGATCTTCGCGCTGGGCATCATGCCGTACATCACCGCGTCGATCATTCTGCAGCTGCTGACCGTGGTGATTCCGCGGCTGGAGGCCCTCAAGAAGGAGGGTCAGGCGGGGCAGACGAAGATCACGCAGTACACCCGGTACCTGACCATCGGGCTGGCGATTCTGCAGTCGACCACGATGCTCACGCTGATGAAGAACAACCCGAGCGCCCTGCTGGGCCCGGGGTGCTCCGGGTCGAACGTGATCTACCCGAAGGTCGACTGGGTCGGGATGGCCGTCATGGTCATCACGCTGACCGCGGGGACCACGCTGATCATGTGGCTCGGTGAGCTCATCACCGACCGGGGTATCGGCAACGGCATGTCGCTGCTGATCTTCACCTCGATCACCGCGAACTTCCCGTCCTCGCTGTGGTCCATCAAGCAGGGCTCCACCACCATGGACGGCTGGCCGGTGTTCTTCGGCGTGCTGCTGATGGGCATGGTCATGGTCGGCGCCGTGGTGTTCGTCGAGCAGGGGCAGCGGCGGATTCCGGTGCAGTACGCCAAGCGCATGGTCGGGCGGCGGATGTACGGCGGGTCCTCGACCTACATCCCGATGAAGGTGAACCAGGCCGGCGTCATCCCGGTCATCTTCGCCTCCTCGCTGCTGCAGCTGCCGCTGATGATCGCGAACTTCACGAACCCGAACGCCCAGAAGGGGTGGGCGCACTGGGTCGACAAGGAGTTCGGGATGACCACCAACGGGTACTCGCTGACGTACTCGATCACCTACTTCCTGCTGATCCTCGGCTTCGCCTTCTTCTACGTCTCGATCACCTTCGTGCCCGACGAGATCGCGGACAACATGAAGAAGTACGGCGGCTTCATCCCGGGCATCCGGGCCGGCAAGCCCACCGCCGAGTACCTGCAGTACGTCTCGACCCGCGTGACCTGGCCCGGCGCCCTGTACCTGGCGGTGATTGCGATCGTGCCGTTCATCGCGCTGGCCGAGCTGCACGCCAGCGGGAAGTTCCCGTTCGGCGGCACGACTATCCTGATCATGGTGGGCGTGGGCCTGGAGACCGTGAAGCAGATCGAGTCCCAGCTCCAGCAGCACAACTACGAAGGATTCCTGCGGTGATGGCGGTGATGACAACGGCGTCGACGCGCCTCACCCGAAGCGGGCGGCACTCCGTCGCCCGTCCCACTGACGCCGAAGGGTTCCTCATCTAGTGCGTATCGTTCTCGTCGGACCGCCGGGTGCGGGCAAGGGCACGCAAGCCTCGTTCATCGCCTCGCACCTGGGCGTCCCGAAGATCAGCACCGGGGACATCTTCCGGGCGAACATCTCGCAGGGCACCCCGCTGGGCGTCAAGGCCAAGGAGTACCTGGACGCGGGCCAGTTGGTGCCGGACGAGCTCACCATAGACATCGTCCGCGACCGGCTCTCGCAGTCGGACGCGGCCGGCGGCTTCCTGCTCGACGGCTTCCCGCGGAACGTGGCGCAGGCCGAGGAGCTGGACAAGATCCTCGCGGACAACGGGGTCACGCCCTCGGCCGGCAAGGCCTACCTGGACGTCGTGCTCGACCTGGAGGTCGACAACGACGAGGTGATCAAGCGGATCTCCGGGCGCCGGCTGTGCCGCAACGACTCCGGGCACATCTTCCACGTCGACTACAGCCCCTCCAAGAGCGGCGACACCTGCGACATCTGCGGCGGCGAGCTCTACCAGCGCTCCGACGACGCCGAGGACGTGGTGCGCACCCGCCTGGAGGTCTACGCCGCCGAGACCGCCCCGATCATCGGCTACTACCGCGAGCAGGGTGTGCTGACCACGATCGACGCCACCGGCGAGGTCGACGTCATCACGCAGCGCGCCTTCGCGGCGGTGGACACCGCTCGCGGCTGAACGGCCGCGTACCCTCCCAGCAGTCCCTAAGGAATTCCCACACATGCACGCCCACGGTGACGACGACGGTCTGATCGAGCTGAAGACCCCGGAGCAGTTCGAGGTCATGAAGCAGGCCGGCAAGGTCGTGTCACGGACGCTGGCGCTGCTGCGCTCGGCGGTCCGGCCGGGCATCACCACCGGTGAGCTGGACCGGATCGCCGAGGAGTCCATTCGTTCGCTCGGGGCCGCGCCGTCCTTCCTGGGCTACGGCGACTTCCCCGGCTCGATCTGCGCCTCGGTCAACGAGGAGATCGTGCACGGCATCCCCGGCTCGCGCGTGCTGCGCGAGGGGGACCTGATCTCCATCGACTGCGGCGCGATCATCCCCGACGAGGCCGGGCAGGCCGTCGCCGGGCGCTGGAACACCCGGGGCTGGCACGCCGACGCCGCGATCACCGTGGCCGTCGGCGAGGTCGCCCCGGAGCTCGCCGAGCTGTCCCGGGTCACCGAGCAGGCGATGTGGGCCGGCATCAAGGCGGTGAAGGAGGGCGCCGCGCTGAACGACGTCTCCACCGCCATCGACGACTCCACCCGCTCGCACCCCCGCCGCTACGGCATCGTGCGCGACTACGGCGGCCACGGCATCGGCTCGGCGATGCACATGGCGCCGATGGTGTTCAACTACCCGGTGCGCGGTGAGCGCACGGTGCTGACCACCGGCATGGCGATCGCCATCGAGCCGATGCTGACCCTGGGCAAGAACAAGACCCGGGTGCTGGCCGACGACTGGACGGTCGTGGCCAAGGACGGCTCCTACGCCGCACACTGGGAGCACACGGTCGCGCTGACACCCGAAGGTGTCGTGGTGACCACTGCTCCGGAAGAGTGACAAGACGTGACCGACAGGGGTGACCGCGCGGCGGGGTCCGCGGTGTCCGCCGCCTGGCGGCCCTGATCCCGGCGGACGATGAAGCATGGCTCGTGACCGAGCGGCCGCCCTGGCCGCGGCAGCGCTCCTGGCGCTCGGCGCCGCAGCCGGTTGCGGCG
Encoded proteins:
- the map gene encoding type I methionyl aminopeptidase, whose product is MHAHGDDDGLIELKTPEQFEVMKQAGKVVSRTLALLRSAVRPGITTGELDRIAEESIRSLGAAPSFLGYGDFPGSICASVNEEIVHGIPGSRVLREGDLISIDCGAIIPDEAGQAVAGRWNTRGWHADAAITVAVGEVAPELAELSRVTEQAMWAGIKAVKEGAALNDVSTAIDDSTRSHPRRYGIVRDYGGHGIGSAMHMAPMVFNYPVRGERTVLTTGMAIAIEPMLTLGKNKTRVLADDWTVVAKDGSYAAHWEHTVALTPEGVVVTTAPEE